ACTGCGTGGGCGTTTCCGACAACGAGAATAGTTCTGTTGTGGTGAACGACGATTTTGTGGTGGGAGAGCGTGTCTCACTTGTTCTTTGCTCCTTGCTGCTGACCTTGAGATCCGCAAAGTCGGTGATCATGGCGGGCCTAGTGATCTTGTCTACGGGGATCCTCTTCTCCCCTGTGAGCATCCGGACAACATTGGTCATGTTGGGACGACGTGCCATTGCGTCCTGTGTGCATAGCAGGCCAATCTTCAAGAACCCGCATGCCTCCTCGACGTCCAGGTCGTCCCCTATGTCGATATCAATGATCTCTTCCAAACGTCCTTCCTCGTAGAGTCCCCATGTCTGCAAGAGCAGCAGCTTATTTGTCAAGTTCAGCAATATTTATTGCATCAGTGGTTCAGGACGCACTGATTTACTACTTGTAGGTTACTTTATCGGATATGTGGCAAGAACGGCCTACCCTTTCAAGAAGGAATTGATCTTCAGAAGGTAATCTTGTATTGGTGTTGCATCTTCCACTAACAATTTCTAAAAGAAGAACTCCATAACTATAGATGTCGGACTTCTTTGTCACTTGACCTCGGATTGCATATTCAGGAGCCAGGTATCCTCTAAACATAAATGGAATTAGAAGTCAGAACTACAGAAAAATATGCGAAAGAAGCTTCACAACCAGGACTTAGGAGTATGCTTACAATGTGCCGGCAACTCGGGTGCTGACATGAGTTGCATTGGGTGGTAGGAGCCTCGCCAACCCAAAATCAGAAATTTTTGGGGTGAGATCCTTGTCAAGAAGAATGTTGCTCGCCTTTATGTCGCGGTGGATAATGGGAGGTCGGATTTCCTCATGGAGAAATGCAAGACCACGGGCAACACCCACAGCAATTTTGACACGTGACCGCCAGTTGAACCGAATGTTACTATATCTGGTTCCTGCAATGGCACAATCAAAATATCTGTAACGATGGAACTTAAGAAGATATTGATGATTGGAGCAGGCGCTAGGCAGAACAATGTGTCACCTAGCAATGTCTGTGAAAGGCTGTTGTTCTCAAGGTAATTATAAACAAGGATTCTGTGAGAGCCTTCAGCGCAGCAACCGATAAGAGTGACGAGATTTTCGTGCTTGATGTCAGATATTGCTGTTAGTTCAGTCAAAAACTCCCGGACACCTTGCCTTGATGTAGCGGATAGAACTTTCACTGCAACTACGGTCCCATCTCTAAGCACTCCCTGATCAACCAAAATTGAATTATAAGACAAGGATTCTCATGCTGTCTTCTCAAGACACTGATCAAATGCTGAGAAATGCTGTGCATATTTACCCTGAAGACCGAACCAAAACCACCCTCGCCAATCTTATTTCCGCCACTGAAATCTTGTGTAGCCTTTCTCAAGTCATTGTAAGAGAAGACTTTCACACTATGTACATCTGGAACAACAAAGCAAGACCATGTAAGAATGGTAAATTGCATGAATGTCAATTGGATGTAGCAGTGACAATAATGCAAAAATTGCTAACCATCATCGCCTTGTACGGCCTGTTCAGCTTTCTTTCCAAACAGAAAGCAGCAACCCATCTTTACCAATACAGTTGCAGATGTGCCCACAGAGAAAAGCAGGAACTTATAAGCAGTTTCTGAAAAAATAAAGATATGTTGATCATCAGCAGAGATTTGAATAGATCAATTGGGATTAGTAAATCAAcctaaaagaaaaggaaagtaCAATTACAACTGGTATTGCCAGTTAGTCGTTGGACTCACATGGCAATTATAGCATAAACAACGATTTGTGTCTTATAATGGACAATTGGACCACTTGAGACTTGAGAGAAAAGGGCCAGCAATGTGGAAACACATTGATAGTACGTGTTTTAGATACCTAACCATTTACCGCATTCTAACTTATGAGGTTACTACTGTAAAAGTCTACATGTCGTACAGGATAGGAAGACATCAAAATGTGAAACCACCGAGCCAAGATATTTCAGGCTTCAGCTGCAAGGAAGCTTTAGCCAAGTCAAGGAAGAAGTCAGCCCCCAACTTGCTCACCGGTTTGAAGAAATGAAACAAGGACTGTCGCAATTACTGGTGACCCTATCCTTCCGAAAGGAACCAGCACCTAACGCGGCGGGTGGACCAATCGTCTCCCTTGGAGTGTGGAAATTAGCTAGCTAGATGGCAAATTACCAGTTGCCAGTGATAACCATCTGACGCCGACAGAATGAATGTAAATTGCATCCCGGTTCACGGTGAACTTTTTTTGTACCAGGAAAAAGAGGATGCCTGAATCTTTGCAGACGCGAGGGAACTAAGCAGATGACTTCCTGGTCGTACAGGCACAACTTGAAGTGATTCCTATGTCCCAAATCGTTCTTTTAGATAGAGGAACTAACTTATATGGGCATATGGCACATGAAGCAACGCCAAAACTGAGATGAAACATGCGAAAGGCGATTTCATATGTCCCAAATCAAATTCAGAAGTGGACTAAGAGGATGACGATGATTCATGTCTCTGGAAACAGCCAATCCCAGGCAACGAACCGACGAACGGTGATGCAAAGCCGCAAAGGTAATTGCTGCATCGACTTTGCAGAGTCGATTTCATGAACCCCTACGTGCCACGATTCAGAGATGCAATGAAGAAATAAACGGCAGAAGTCCAAAAATGGAACATGAAATCCCTCTAAAAACCCCCCCAAATAGTAGTCGTTTTAGTTTCTACGCAATCAAGCGCCCCCAGTGAAGCGAAACCACCCTGAGAAGAAACCCCCGGCTGCCCAGCACCACGAAACCAGAGACAAGAGCTACACATCAGTACATCACagagcgcaagaatcacctgCAGGTAGCAGCGGAGACGCAGCGCAGGTCCCTGACCGGTACGGCGCGCGCAACCAGCTCAGCGAGACGCCCTCAGGTGGGCGGGTGACCGGAgaggggggagagaggggggggagGAGGAGCGCTCGGCTGGACTACACCTGCACGaacaggagcggcggcggtgggcgtTGTTAAAAGAGGGGGACGCGAAACGTGCGGGGTAGGCGGGGCGGGACGCGGGAGGCGCAAGAAGAAGACGAAGGCGGCGAGAAGGCGCCGGGGGATCGCGAGCCTTTGACTTTTCCTCGCCCCCGCCTCCTGCTCCCCTTGTGGTCACTGACGTGTGGGTCTGGGGCCACACGTCAGTGAGCCAATCCGCACCCGTGCTGTGAACCCGGCAGCTGGAAGTCTCCCTCCTTGTCCCGATTTCTTTTCTGCTTGGCTTGGCGGTTGTGGCTTAAATAAATGGCGGGTGGGCttagaaaaaaaaaatggcCCGGTTGGGGTGGCCGTGGTGGCGACGTCTTTTTTACCCGCGCGGACGCCATGCGCGATGCGCCGCAGCGACGCGGGTGTCGCCGGACCCGGGCCGGCCGCCGGGTCAGCATCGCCGGCCTCCACGTCGGCCCGGCGGCTCCCAGCTGCTCGAGAGATCGGTGGCGCGCGAGAACGACGGGAGCTCCGATGCTGTTTGCCGATGCGACACCTGCGGTCCTTGTACGATGCAGACACGGACACGTGGTGCGCCGTGTGGTAGACCGAGGTCGGTCAACGCTGTTCCCTTCCCTAGTACTAGCAGCAGCGGTTAAAAACGGCGCGGCGTCTCTGgcttccttctctctttcctgTGTGCGCCGCGCACACCAGCCGGCGGAGGACGAGAGGGTGATCCGTGGATTTCGGGTGTCCGGATCCGGCTCGCCTTGAAAAAAGATTGGGACGACTTGTTCGTGCCCACACTCTGATCATCCTGGTTGGGATGGCAAGCCATCCGGCGGATCTTCCACGCCGATCGATCAGCAACGGTTTCACCACGGAACTAAACACATGCCAATAATGCTCGCGTGGTTTTTACCGTTTTACCACACCCGTTCACCTGCCTAGTACTAAATTCATTTGATCTGGAGCGTGTTTAGACCAAGTGGCCGAGGCGTCGCGAAGCTGCTGGTCTGGGAAGATTTAATTTGTTGATTGCCTCGGTGGGGCACTGCCGAATATCTCATGCATAGTTAGGCTAGCTACCAGCGATCACCGTCAAAACCAGGCATGCGTGCCTAGTCTATGTACAGTTTAATCTGTAGCCTGCCTCAGTCACTGTAATAATACTCTGCACACACACGCACTCATGCTACAATTAAGCTCCACAAACAACACGGAGTAAACATGGGCATATAGGATCTATAAAAAAACACAAGCAGGTTCAACAATCCGGCCGGTCATTGCAGGCCAGTCTCCGGCCAAAACTTGCCTATCCATCAACCTGAAGATCTGGTAGCTAGCATCAGGTTAGATCTTTTTATATTAATAAAACAAAATCCAAGCTAGTCACAGCAACCAAATCGGCTAAGCCGCTAGGCAACGGAAACGTGTATGCGTGTGCATGTGCCTTCTTCTTTTGTTCCTGGAGTAATCCGTTCAGAAACGCCAGCTCGGTCGGTCGTCCAACAGGCACGCGTGGGCCCGGCCCGGCCGCGCGGCGGGAGGCTTTGGCTGGCGCTGTCACGCTACGTGGACGTGGACGCGAGGGGGATCCCGGACCCGGGTCCGTGACGTGGGCGCGCGGGGCCCGCGAGGCAGGGCAGGCGACGGAAAAGTCCACGGTCGCCGGTTGATCGACCCCGGCGAGCACGCGCGTTCCCACCGGCCTGGGGAGAGCAGCAGGAGGCGAGCGCGCGGCCGGTGCGGTAAAAGCAACCGCGGCTGCTTGCCCCGGTGGTGGTCGAAGTCGCCGCGGCCCGTCACACCCGTCGTCACGCCGTCACCGTCAGGTAGCGGTAGCCGTGCCGCGGCCGTACGCTACGGGATCCGCAAGTAGCGCCTCCGCATCCAAGTTGCGTTCGTGTCAGATCAATAGATCACGCTGCTGCCCCAAGCCAAGCGGTGGTGGGCTGGTGACCGTGAAAGCAGGCAGGCGACCCTGCACACCTGTCCGCAGCCAGGCACCGACGAAGCTCGCTCGCCCGTTGCGCCCGTTGCCGTAGACTCGCCTCGATCGTCGGGCCGTCGTCATGGCCCATCAGGCGGCGagccgtgccggccgccgcagCTGGGCCTGTAACGGCTATCACCAGCTGGACCGGCCCAAACATAGGACATGCCCCGCAGCAATGTGCGCATTTGGTCTAGTCAATTTTCTTTGTGGATTGGCGGCTGTATCTTCCTCATGTTGAAATGTTTGACGGAACTCCAAACTTTTTCGAGCGCTGTCGTCGTGCACGGTTGAAACATGCATGTCACGTTACCGAATATTATATATATGCCATCAGCTTGTCTGTCCCTCTAGCCGATCAGTTCCTTGTTTAAGTAGGGGCAAATCTTCAGGTTCTGTTCAGCGGCGGCGTACTCCCTGATCTGCCTGGCGCCGCCGGCACGACCACGCCGGAGCAGGTTTAACAAGGTTGATCGGCATGCAAGATTTCGATCTCAGTCAGAAGGCTGCAGCTTTTCAGTCTAGCGTCGCCGGTCTTGTGCAGTCTGAATCCTGGAAAATgtctgtccgtctgtctgagaaTCGTAACGACCACCCGCCGGGGACCCCGGCAATCCGTTCTACGATCATGGCAGGCATGGGTCGGACTCGGACCTCGCCGGCGAGCCTTACCTAGCTAGTTACCTGCTTGCCGCCCTGTTTCATTCATGGGTCTCACCTGTTTCTGTTTCTGTTTCTGTTTCTATTGCTAACAGGTAGATGGATTCAGGTTCAGGAAACTGACCTTGTAGCAAGAAACTAATCTAATCAAAATTGCAACGCGGTGATTCGCTGAGAGTACATAAAGTAGCATCTATCGTGATAATAACTTCGGTTACCTCCGATTCCACTAGTAGATGGTTCACACGAACATCACATACGTACATATCTTTTATTGGGTCAGATACGCCCTACATCATGATGCGCCCTACGTCTACCTGCAAGCGTATGTAGAATgaattttttttatatatacacacacactaCATACTGTATGTATAAATAAACTCCCAATTAAACTAGCGTGCCTTCTCCTCCATCGATATGATATGCTTGTCGTCGATGTCCTCGACCGCGACATCCACCTCGGCGTACCCCTTGGCCTCGAACTGCTCGAGGATGCCCATCTCCCTGTCGTACGCCGCCTTGGACAAGGCCGCCATCTCGACGATGCAGGCTCGCAGGTCCGCTTCCTCCTGCGACTTGGGCGGCCGCTGGAGCATCTCCTCCGAGAGGCCGCGGCATTTGCGCGGGGGGCGCGCCCTGATGCGCTGCTCCGAAACCCTCACCTTCACCAGCTTCGTCCTCCTCGCGGgctcgccgccgctcaccgccaccTCCCCCTGGCTCGCCGATCCAggcccctccaccgccgccatctcgcGCTCAGCACCGGGAACGAAGCTGCTTGGTGATGACGCCGATCGATCTCACCGGATCGAGAAGCCGCCGAGACCTCCTCCTTCAGGGGCTTGGCGCTGCGCCTCGGAAAGAGCCAACCGGAACCAGGCGCTGCCACCATCGGcgtagtgtgtgtgtgtgtgtatgacCAATGGCCTCGCATCGGGGACCTTCTCGGTCTCGGAGACCTGCAGTCCGCCTCCGAATCCAACTAGCTCCGACCCCCGTGCCGTTGATCGATGCGGATCCATCGAGCACCGGACTGGCGACCGCCATCTCCGTTGAGGAGACCGCTGGCGGCCGGTTCGAGTGCTTACACACGTCCATTCGTTCTTCAAGTTCGTGCCTATGGCTACTGCTCCTACCGTACATCGTCGCACGGAACTCCCTCTTCCAAATGGCCAGTAGTAACATGTTGCACCGACGTTCTTATTCAACGATAAATCTCGCATTACCCGTAATGCAAGCACGACGGCTACAGGCAAGCACAAATCCAGATACTAGTTCTTTCCTCTACATGGTTTTGGAGTCGTGTCGACAGACACACTCCCCCATCACACTTTTATTTCTCGTACTCACAGTCCATATAGCAGCTGTCGACAGCACGTAGATAGATACTCGTAGGAGGCCGGCAGGAGGACCTCACTTCACGTACTCGATCCTGACGCCGCCGACGGTGATCGTGTCCCCGGCGCTCGTCGGCACGAGCGACACGACGATCGTCTTGTCCCCGTCGGCGCCGATGTCGTCCAGcaggtcgcagatgccgaacctCGCGGCAGTCTTCACGGCGCCCTGGGCCTTCCCGGGCCGGACCGCG
The sequence above is drawn from the Panicum hallii strain FIL2 chromosome 7, PHallii_v3.1, whole genome shotgun sequence genome and encodes:
- the LOC112901185 gene encoding cold-responsive protein kinase 1-like, which gives rise to MGCCFLFGKKAEQAVQGDDDVHSVKVFSYNDLRKATQDFSGGNKIGEGGFGSVFRGVLRDGTVVAVKVLSATSRQGVREFLTELTAISDIKHENLVTLIGCCAEGSHRILVYNYLENNSLSQTLLGTRYSNIRFNWRSRVKIAVGVARGLAFLHEEIRPPIIHRDIKASNILLDKDLTPKISDFGLARLLPPNATHVSTRVAGTLGYLAPEYAIRGQVTKKSDIYSYGVLLLEIVSGRCNTNTRLPSEDQFLLERTWGLYEEGRLEEIIDIDIGDDLDVEEACGFLKIGLLCTQDAMARRPNMTNVVRMLTGEKRIPVDKITRPAMITDFADLKVSSKEQRTSETRSPTTKSSFTTTELFSLSETPTQSSM